Proteins from a single region of Altererythrobacter sp. Root672:
- a CDS encoding carboxylesterase/lipase family protein, which yields MRLKAALGAAALVLAAPLTASEGGTAQVAVPGGIVAGSVAGRDTVFRGIPFAAPPVGELRWRAPAPVVPWEGERDATRPAPACLQKSEGWNKANWLHSSEDCLTLDVRTPSLKGKLPVMVWIHGGSNRSGSSSGPADSNMTDQGVVHVGIQYRLGLLGFMSHPALSAEQGGASGNYALMDQISALQWVRDNIAQFGGDPNNVTIYGESAGSQDVSLLLAAPAAQGLFHKAILQSGTPGFGMSYRTLAEAEAVGMQLDRAADAGGDVTKLRALSPVALLDLQQDVADPAAELGRSTWLRITVDGKVLPDAPDRLIARNAPKPVIIGVDKVEFGPNTDAIDLLALAETWYPGHGAEALAAYRAETPDPRRGNLALRLQSDGEFHCPADRLADLLATNGWPTWFYEFDVGENGGLTRHAYEIGFIFGRQPVGSGTQMQDYWAALAVTGDPNGKTAVSQDRPRWEPWDPKAARQIFFGQDETAMIAGKPRAEFCRFATTY from the coding sequence TTGCGGCTGAAGGCTGCTCTCGGCGCGGCAGCACTTGTGCTCGCCGCGCCGCTGACGGCGTCGGAGGGCGGCACGGCTCAAGTCGCGGTTCCGGGCGGGATCGTGGCGGGCAGCGTGGCGGGGCGCGACACGGTGTTCCGCGGGATTCCCTTTGCCGCCCCTCCTGTCGGCGAGTTGCGTTGGCGCGCTCCTGCGCCGGTCGTGCCGTGGGAAGGCGAGCGTGACGCGACCAGGCCCGCTCCGGCCTGCCTCCAAAAAAGCGAAGGCTGGAACAAGGCAAACTGGCTCCATTCCTCGGAAGACTGCCTGACGCTCGACGTCCGCACGCCCTCGCTCAAGGGCAAGCTGCCGGTGATGGTATGGATCCACGGCGGCTCGAACCGTTCGGGCTCTTCGAGCGGTCCGGCCGATTCCAACATGACCGACCAGGGCGTGGTCCATGTCGGCATCCAGTACCGCCTCGGTCTGCTTGGCTTCATGTCGCACCCGGCGCTCTCTGCCGAGCAAGGCGGCGCCAGCGGCAACTACGCGCTGATGGACCAGATTTCGGCGCTGCAATGGGTGCGCGACAACATCGCCCAATTCGGCGGGGACCCGAACAACGTCACGATCTACGGCGAGAGCGCCGGGTCGCAGGACGTCTCGCTGCTGCTTGCGGCACCGGCTGCGCAGGGGCTGTTTCACAAGGCGATCCTGCAAAGCGGCACGCCGGGCTTCGGCATGTCCTACCGCACCTTGGCCGAAGCCGAGGCGGTCGGAATGCAACTCGACAGGGCGGCGGACGCGGGTGGCGATGTGACCAAGCTTCGCGCCCTTTCACCTGTGGCGCTGCTCGACTTGCAGCAAGACGTTGCCGACCCCGCTGCGGAACTAGGCCGCTCGACCTGGCTGCGGATCACTGTCGACGGCAAAGTCCTGCCTGACGCGCCCGACCGCCTGATCGCGCGCAATGCGCCCAAGCCGGTCATCATCGGCGTCGACAAAGTCGAGTTCGGGCCCAACACCGATGCGATCGACCTGCTCGCCCTGGCGGAGACCTGGTATCCGGGCCATGGCGCCGAAGCGCTTGCCGCATACCGTGCCGAGACGCCCGATCCTCGGAGAGGCAACCTCGCCCTGCGCCTGCAGAGCGATGGCGAATTTCACTGCCCGGCGGACCGGTTGGCCGACCTTCTCGCGACGAATGGCTGGCCGACCTGGTTCTACGAATTCGACGTCGGTGAGAACGGCGGACTGACGCGCCATGCCTATGAGATCGGCTTCATCTTCGGTCGCCAGCCAGTCGGCAGCGGGACGCAGATGCAGGACTATTGGGCGGCGCTGGCAGTTACGGGCGATCCCAACGGCAAGACCGCAGTGTCTCAAGACCGGCCCCGTTGGGAGCCCTGGGACCCTAAGGCGGCACGGCAGATTTTCTTCGGCCAAGACGAAACCGCTATGATCGCGGGCAAGCCGCGGGCAGAGTTCTGCCGCTTCGCCACGACTTACTGA
- a CDS encoding glycoside hydrolase family 3 protein, with protein MRSWAVLTMAAALTAGGASLQAQPANPPAAGTGVANPAIWPERHYPVPVLAADEAKIADLLRRMTLEEKIGQLVQADLCCVTPADVKTYNLGSVLNGGNSGPYGNDLAPASDWLKLADEFYAASVDTSDGGVGIPVVWGTDAVHGHSNIIGATLFPHNIGLGAMRDPELIERIGAVTATEIRVTGQEWTFAPTVAVPQDFRWGRAYEGYSSNPQLVASYTGAMVRGLQGPPDAGRILPRGKVIASTKHFLGDGGTENGVDQGDANISEEALRDIHGAPYGPAIEEGVGTVMASFSSWQGVKMTGNYSLLTGVLKDRMNFGGFVVSDWNAHGQVEGCTNASCPQALLAGIDLFMAPDTWKPIYESLLAQAKAGQIPMSRIDEAVSRLLRVKLRLGLFETGKPSSRDLSGHYEMLGSAEHRAVAREAVRKSLVLLKNQGVLPLKPGGRLLVAGDGADDIARQSGGWTLTWQGTGIDNSHFPGATSLWAGLRDAVTSAGGSAELSPSGSFTTKPDAAVVIFGEKPYAEFQGDRASLQLDPELTAPFETMRKLKAQGIPVVAVMITGRPLYVNPALNLADAFVVTWLPGTEGGGLADVLVGKSDGAARFDFQGKLPADWPITANMADGVLHPFGFGLNYASPRTAWTALPENAGNAAAGDARTFLASGVPASSWSLHIVDPSLPGSQTRITTFPAEALGGRAKVSIEEGLVQEGGRRFQIAGGTSAVSLGTFDPINISRETNGDVMLLVTLKMLKAPQQAGFAMVSGTDTLVVSPVSIPQGTKFVRYGLSLKCLREKGVDMDNVATPFILSTEGPADFVLTDVRLGTDAEVVLPCG; from the coding sequence ATGCGATCTTGGGCCGTTCTGACGATGGCTGCGGCCTTGACCGCAGGTGGAGCCTCGCTGCAGGCCCAGCCCGCCAATCCTCCCGCTGCAGGCACCGGCGTCGCCAATCCCGCGATCTGGCCGGAACGCCACTATCCGGTCCCGGTGCTGGCTGCCGACGAAGCCAAGATCGCCGACCTGCTGCGCCGGATGACGCTGGAGGAAAAGATTGGCCAGCTGGTCCAGGCGGACTTGTGCTGCGTCACCCCGGCCGACGTGAAGACCTACAATCTCGGCTCGGTGCTCAACGGCGGCAACAGTGGCCCCTACGGCAACGACCTCGCCCCAGCCTCGGATTGGCTCAAGCTCGCCGACGAGTTCTACGCTGCCTCGGTCGACACCAGCGATGGCGGCGTGGGTATCCCCGTGGTCTGGGGCACCGACGCGGTCCACGGCCACTCGAACATCATCGGCGCGACGCTGTTTCCACACAACATCGGCCTCGGCGCGATGCGCGATCCTGAGCTGATCGAGCGCATTGGCGCCGTCACCGCGACGGAAATCCGCGTGACCGGGCAGGAGTGGACCTTCGCCCCGACCGTGGCCGTGCCGCAGGATTTCCGCTGGGGCCGCGCTTACGAGGGCTATTCATCCAACCCGCAGCTCGTCGCCTCCTACACCGGCGCGATGGTACGCGGTCTGCAGGGTCCGCCTGACGCCGGTCGCATCCTCCCGCGCGGCAAGGTCATCGCCTCGACCAAGCACTTCCTCGGCGACGGGGGGACCGAGAACGGCGTCGACCAAGGTGACGCAAATATTAGCGAGGAAGCCCTGCGCGACATCCACGGCGCACCCTACGGTCCGGCGATCGAGGAAGGCGTCGGCACCGTCATGGCCAGCTTCTCCAGTTGGCAAGGCGTCAAGATGACCGGCAACTACAGCTTGCTGACCGGCGTGCTCAAGGACCGGATGAACTTCGGCGGCTTCGTGGTGTCCGACTGGAACGCCCACGGCCAGGTCGAAGGCTGCACCAACGCCTCGTGCCCGCAGGCGCTGCTGGCCGGGATCGACCTGTTCATGGCGCCCGACACCTGGAAGCCGATCTACGAAAGCCTCCTAGCCCAGGCCAAGGCCGGCCAAATCCCCATGAGCCGCATCGACGAGGCGGTGTCGCGCCTCTTGCGCGTGAAGCTGCGGCTTGGCCTGTTCGAGACCGGCAAGCCCTCGTCGCGCGACCTGTCCGGCCACTACGAGATGCTCGGTTCGGCCGAGCACCGCGCGGTGGCGCGCGAGGCGGTGCGCAAGTCGCTGGTGCTATTGAAGAACCAGGGCGTCCTGCCGCTTAAACCCGGCGGCCGTCTGCTGGTGGCGGGCGATGGTGCGGACGACATCGCCCGCCAATCCGGCGGCTGGACGTTGACCTGGCAAGGCACCGGCATCGACAACAGCCACTTCCCGGGTGCGACCTCGCTCTGGGCCGGGCTGCGCGACGCTGTGACGAGCGCCGGCGGCAGTGCCGAGCTCTCGCCGAGCGGCAGCTTCACCACCAAGCCCGATGCCGCGGTCGTGATCTTCGGCGAGAAACCTTATGCCGAGTTCCAGGGCGATCGCGCTTCGCTGCAACTCGATCCCGAATTGACCGCACCGTTCGAGACCATGCGCAAATTGAAGGCTCAGGGCATCCCGGTCGTGGCGGTGATGATCACCGGGCGGCCGCTCTACGTGAACCCGGCACTCAACCTGGCCGACGCCTTCGTCGTCACCTGGTTGCCCGGAACCGAAGGCGGCGGACTGGCGGACGTGCTGGTCGGCAAGAGCGATGGCGCCGCGCGCTTCGACTTCCAGGGCAAGTTGCCCGCCGACTGGCCGATCACCGCTAACATGGCCGACGGCGTGCTCCATCCGTTCGGTTTTGGCCTCAACTACGCAAGCCCACGCACGGCCTGGACGGCACTGCCGGAGAACGCCGGCAACGCCGCGGCGGGCGATGCGCGCACCTTCCTCGCCTCCGGGGTTCCGGCGTCGAGCTGGTCGCTGCACATCGTCGATCCGAGCCTGCCGGGCAGCCAGACCCGCATCACCACTTTCCCCGCCGAAGCACTCGGAGGCCGCGCCAAAGTGTCGATCGAGGAAGGCCTGGTGCAGGAAGGCGGCAGGCGGTTCCAGATCGCGGGCGGCACTTCGGCCGTTTCGCTCGGGACCTTCGACCCGATCAACATCAGCCGCGAAACCAATGGCGATGTGATGCTGCTGGTGACACTGAAGATGCTCAAGGCGCCGCAACAGGCCGGGTTCGCCATGGTCAGCGGAACCGACACGCTGGTCGTCAGCCCGGTCTCCATCCCGCAGGGGACGAAGTTCGTACGCTACGGCCTCTCGCTCAAGTGCCTGCGGGAGAAGGGCGTCGACATGGACAATGTCGCCACGCCGTTCATCCTATCGACCGAAGGGCCGGCGGACTTCGTGCTGACCGACGTTCGCCTCGGGACAGACGCCGAAGTGGTGCTGCCTTGCGGCTGA